The genomic segment TGCGGGTCGGGCAGCGAGTCGATCAGCCGGAGCGGTCCGCGCATCGGAATCCACGGCAGGGTGAGCAGCCAGCCGGCGCCGACGACGAGCAGCCACCCGAGGGCCGCGCCGACCAGCGGCAGTCCGATCCAGGCCAGGGTGCGCAGCCACCCCGGTGGCCGGATCATCGTGCTCACGCGACTTCGCGGCGCAGCAGCCGGATCAGCCCGACGGCCATCGGCAGGGCGATCCAGACCAGCACCGAGACCCCGAGCCGCCCCCACTGGCCGGCGGTCACGTCGGGGGTGGTCAGTGGCTCCATGGTGCGGGAGATGTCCAGCCAGCCGGCGGCGGTCCGCAGCGCGGCGACGAGTTCGCCCAGGATCGACCAGGCGGTCGGCAGGACCAGGTAGACCACGATCGCCAGCGGGCTGTTCAGCAGCAGCATCCCGAACCCGATCCCGAACAGCACGTTGAGCACCTGGAACAGGGTGGCGTAGCCGATCAGCACCAGCGGGGTCCGCCAGGTCCCGGCCCCGCCGGTGGCCGTGGCGATGAGCGTGCCGATCGCCGCCACCACCAGGCTGGCCAGCACGGACGCCGCCGCGGCGAGCACCCCGGCGGCCAGTTTGGCCGCCACCACCCGGTGCCGCTGCGGCACCAGCGCGAAGGTGGTCAGCGCGGTGCGCTGCGAGAACTCGCTGGTGACCGAGAGGATGCCGAGCACCGGCAGCAGGATGGCGACCGGGATCAGCGACGGCAGGAAGAAGTTCTCGAACGTCTGCGCCTCGGCGTCGAAGACGAACAGTTGGACGGTGACGACGGCCGCCGCGACCAGGCCGATCACGATCAACAGCCAGTATCCGGCCCGGGTGTCGCCCAGTTTGCGCAGCTCGACGGCGGTCAGCCGGGCCAGTGACGGGGTCTGTGCGGTCTGCGTGGTCACCGGTCTGCTCCCTTGGCGGTCAGGTTGAGGAAGATCTGCTCCAGCCCGCCGTTCTCGGCGGGCCGCAGCTCGTGCAGGACGGCGCCGGCGCCCGCAGCGACCTCGCCGACCTGCTCGGCCGGCGCGGTCACCAGCAGGCTGCCGTCCGGGTTCGCGGTGGCGGGCAGCCCGGCCCGCTGCAGCGCGTCTGCCAGCGTCCGCTGGTCGCGGGCCCGGACCCGGGTGCCGATCTCCCCGGTCGCCAGCAGCTCCTCCTTGCCGCCCTGGGCGACGATCCGGCCACCCCCGATAACCACCAGCCGGTCCGCCACCGCCTCGACCTCGCGCAGCAGGTGGGAGGAGAGCAGCACGGTGCCGCCCCGGTCGGCGAAGTCGCGCAGCACGCCGCGCATCCAGAAGATCCCCTCCGGGTCGAGGCCGTTGGCCGGCTCGTCCAGGATCAGCACCCGGGGGTCACCCAGCAGCGCCTGCGCCAGGCCGAGCCGCTGACGCATCCCGAGCGAGTACGCGCGGACGCGCCGCCGGGCGGCAGTCCGGTCGAGGCCGACCAGGGCGAGTTTCTCGGCGACCCGGCGCCGGTCCACCCCCATGGTCTGGGCGGACACGGCCAGCGCCTCGCGGCCGGTCCGCCCGCCGTGCTGGGCCGAGGCGTCCAGCAGCACGCCGACGTGCCGGCCGGGATTCGGCAGCCGGCGGTAGTCGACGCCGTCGATGGTGGCGCTGCCACCGGTGGGTGGGGTGAGGCCGCAGATCATCCGCATGGTGGTGGATTTGCCGGCGCCGTTCGGGCCGAGGAAGCCGGTGACGGTGCCCGGGGGACAGTCGAAGGAGACGTCGTCGACGGCGGTGTGCGCCCCGTACCGCTTGCTGAGGCGGTCAACTCTGATCATGTCGTCAAGCCTGGCGGGACCGGGGGTGGCGGCGCTTCGGCCGGCGGTCGATGACCGGCGGGCGCGGTACTACCTTCGTCTACCGGATCATCTCGACTTTGGTCGCTGTCGACGGCCGGTGACCGTACGTAGCATGGCGGCATGAGCGGCAGATCGGCCTCCGAGTACGCCTGGCTGCTGCCGTCGGCGCTGGTCGCCGAGGTCCGCGCCGAGGCGGGCGGGGCTCGGCCGAGGCCGCGGCGGACCACCCGGGACTGGCTGGTCGACAGCATCTTCTTCCTGGTGGCGCTCGGCTACGCGATCTTCACGGCCTGGGACATCCGGCGGCCCGACTCGCAGTTCGTCACCGGCGGCATGACCCCTGCCTGGCTCATCCCGGTCGACACCGTGCTCGGTCTCGCCGGGAGCCTGGCGATCTGGTGGCGGCGCCGCTGGCCGGTGGGACTGGCGCTGGTGGCCCTGATCATCTCGATGTTCTCGGTGACCACCGGCGCGGTCCAGGTCATCGCCTACTTCACGCTCGCGGTGCATCGCCGCTTCGCGATCGTCGGTCCGTTCGGCGCGGCTTTCGTCGTCGCCGGGGTGATCTACTTCGAGATCCACCCGGACGAGGAACTGGGCCGGCTGGGCTCGCTCATCTTCACTGTCGTGTTCCTCGGGGCGGTGCTGGCCTGGGGGATGTTCGTCCGGGCCCGCCGGCAGCTCGTGCTCTCGTTGCGGGACCGGGCCGACCGGGCCGAGGCGGAGCAGCAGCTGCGGATCACCCAGGCGCGGCAGGTGGAACGGACCCGGATCGCCCGGGAGATGCACGACGTGCTGGCACACCGGATCTCGCTGCTGAGCCTGCACGCCGGGGCGCTGGAGTTCCGCCCGGACGCCTCCCCGGACGAGATCACCCGGGCGGCCGGGGTGATCCGGGCCAGCGCCCACCAGGCCCTCGACGACCTGCGGGAGGTGATCGGCGTACTCCGGGAGGAACCGGACGGGGCACCGGAGCGGCCGCAGCCCACGCTCGCCGATCTGCCGGCGCTGGTGGCCGAGTCCCGTGAGGCGGGGGTCCGGGTGAGCCTGCGCACGGAGGTGGCCGATCCGGCGGCGGTGCCGGCGGCGGTCGGGCGGGGGACCTACCGGATCGTCCAGGAGGGGCTGACGAACGCCCGCAAGCACGCACCCGGCGCCCGGGTGGCGGTCTCGGTGACGGGCGGACCCGGGGACGGGCTGAACGTGGCGGTGTCCAACCGCGGCCCGATCAGTCCCGGCCCGGACTCTGGCCCCGGCTCCGGTCCGGTGCCGCCGATCCCGGGCGCGGGGACCGGGCTGATCGGGCTGGCGGAGCGGACCAGCCTGGCCGGTGGCCGGCTGCGGCACGGCCGGACGGCGGACGGCGACTTCCAGCTGACCGCCTGGTTACCCTGGCCGTCATGACCGTTCGGGTGCTGCTGGTCGACGACGACGCGCTGGTCCGGGCCGGGCTGACGATGATCCTGGGCGGCGCGTCCGACCTGCGGGTGGTCGGCGAGGTGGGCGACGGCACCGAGGTGGCCGGGGCGGTGGCGGAGCACCGGCCGGACGTCGTGTTGATGGACATCCGGATGCCGAGGATGGACGGCCTGGCCGCGACCGAGGCGCTGCGGCGTGGGCCGGAGCCGCCCGAGGTGCTGGTGCTGACCACGTTCAACGCCGATGAGTACGTGCTGCGCGCGCTGCGGGCCGGCGCCAGCGGCTTCCTGCTCAAGGACACGCCGCCCGGGGAGATCGTCCGGGCGGTGCGGCAGGTCGCCGCCGGGGAAGCCACCCTGTCGCCGGTGGTGACCCGGCAGTTGATCGACCATGTCTCGGCGGCCGGCGGTGGCCAGCCCGGTCCGGACCCCCGCCGGGAGCGGGCACGCCGGTTGATCGACGGGCTGAGCCCGCGGGAGCGGGAGGTGGCGGTGGCGCTCGGCCGGGGCTGCACGAACGCGGAGATCTCCGCCGAACTGTTCATGAGCGTCGCGACGGTGAAGGCGTACGTGTCGCGGCTGCTGGCCAGGCTGGAGCTGAACAACCGGGTGCAGGTGGCCCTGCTGGTGCACGACGCCGAGCTGGTCTGAGCCGGCCGCTGGGGCGGGCCGCTGGGGCGAGCCGGTGTCGGTGCGGGCCGGTAAGGTGCTGGTCGGGTCCACCGAGCGGTTGGGGGAGACGTTGGCGCGGCCTGGCGTTTTCTGTATCGAAGGGCAGTGGCACCGCGACCTCAACGAACGGGGTTCGGTGCTGCCGACGCTGGAGCTGCTGGAGCGGCTCGGCAAGATCCGGTTCATCCACAAGGACGCCGCCACCCGCGACGAGCTGGTCTACTTCATCGACCGGTGGCTGCTGCGCCAGTACGCCGACTACCGGGTCGGCTTCTTCGCCATGCACGGCGAGCCGACCAAGCTCTGCCTGACCGACCGGCATTCGGTCGACCTGAGTGACATCGCGGAGCAGATGGCCGGCCGGTGTGCGGGCAAGCGCCTCTACTTCGGCAGCTGTTCGGTGCTGCGGGCCTCCGACGCCCGGCTGCAGGAGTTCCTGGCCGAGACCGGCGCCGCGCTGATCTGCGGGTTCACCCGGGACGTGGACTGGGTGGAGTCGGCCGCCTTCGAGACGGTGCTGCTCGACGTGCTGGTCAACGGTCGCCGGTTGAACGCCGCCGAGATGCGGATGGGTTCGGTGCACTGGGCGCCGCTCGCGTCGTACCTGGGCTTTCGGATCGTGTACGCCAGCGGGCGGACCTGGCGGCCGGCCCTGCGCCCGACGCAGCGGGTGCCGAAGCAGTCGGTGGCCGCCACCGTCGACTGACCGCGCGACCCTGCCGGCCGGGGTAGATTTTGGCGATGACCACTCATGACGAGGCGACCACGAACGAGGACATTCTGGACAGCCCGACCGGCTGGGTCTCCGACCACATCCGCCAGTACGTGGCCACCGACGGCGAGCAGGGTCACCACTGGCGGGGCGTGCCCACGCTGCTGCTGACCACCCGCGGTCGCCGGTCCGGCAAGCTGCGGCGGACCGCTTTGATCTATGGGCGCCACGGCGACGACTATCTGCTGGTGGCCTCCCAGGGCGGCGCCCCGCAGCACCCGGCGTGGTACCTCAACCTGGTCGCCGACCCGGTGGTGCACCTGCAGGTCGGCGCCGAGAAGTTTACCGCGCGGGCGCGGACCGCGGGGCCGGACGAGAAACCGGAGCTGTGGCGCACCATGGCGGCACTCTGGCCGGACTACGACGACTACCAGACGAAGACCGACCGGGAGATCCCGGTGGTCATCCTGTCCCGGAGCTGACCCGGCCGGCCGGCGCGTCCCACTGACGCGGAATGCGCGGCGCGCCCGCGGCGGCCTCGGCGAGCCGGTCCACCTGCCGCCACATGGCCGGGTCCGCCCAGTAGCCCGAGTGCCGGGTCGGGGCGGGCTTCGCCTGGCCGAAGATGTGCCAGCAGGTGGCCGGGTCGGGCAGCTCCACGTCCACCTCCGAGGTCGGCTCGCCGCCGAGCACCGGGCCGCCGATGTAGTCGGTCTGGTAGTAGAAGTTTCGCCAGGCGTACACCTGGGTGCCCGAGCCGGCCTCCGGGGAGACCAGCCGCCGTAACACGTCGTCGTTGAAGTATGCCGGGAACGCCCAGCCGTACAGGGTGCGCAGCGGCGAGCCGAAGGTGACCAGGGTGACCACGTCGTCGTCCGGCCGGTTCTCCCCCTGCAGCAGCGCCGCGGCGGCGAGCACCGTGCCCTGGCTGTGACTGGTCAGCACCACCCGGCCGCCGCTGGAGTGGATCCGCCACAGCCGGCGCTGCACCTCCGGCACCGCCCGCTCCGCGTACGCGGGCGGGGCCAGCGGGTGGTAGGCGCGCGGCCAGAAGGTGAGCACGTCCCAGAGCACCCCGATCCGGCGGCGGCTGTGCAGGTTGCGCCACCCCCGGCGCAGCAGCAGCACCACGGCGACCGGGATGCTGGCGGCCAGGTAGCTGCCGAGGGTGAAGATCCACTGGGTCGACCAGGGCAGCTCCCCGAAGAACCAGTACCGGACCTGGATGGCGACCAGCAGCAGCCCCCCGACCGCGGCCATCGCGGTGAGCAGCTTGTCGGTGTCCTGCGGCATCCGGGCCACCCGGCGGGCCCGGGCCACCTGCGCCGTCCACCGGTCGCCCCGGCCGCCCCACCAGCGGCGCCGGCCGTCGTCGGCGTCGTCGACGGTGTTGTACCACCAGTCCGGCTCGCCGTCCGGGCGGACGCAGTTGTCCCGGTACCAGCCGCGGATGCCGTCCAGCCGGGCGCGGTCCCGGCCGGCCCGCCAGTAGGTGCCCAGCTCGTACAGGGCGAACGCGAGCAGCAGCGCCAGCGGCAGCACGGTCAGGTACGGCACCAGCTTGGCGATGATCGGGTAGAGGTACAGCTCGGCCCGGTCGGGCGCGGTGGCCGGCAGGTCGACCCGGGCCGAGACGTCGGCGACCAGCGCGCCGATCCGGTTCATCGCGCTCAACAGCACCACGTTGAGCGCGAAGACCGCCAGCACGAGGGCGACGAAGGGGCCGTAGACGAAGAAGGTTCCCCGCCGCCAACCGCCCAGCACGGCCGCGACCAGCGCCACCGACAGCGCCACGAAGACGGCGCCGAGGACCAGGTTGGCCACCACGCGCATGCCGGGCAGGTAGCCGAAGGGCTGGGTGAAGGCCGGTTGGTCGGCCGCGTACCAGCCGGCGCTGAGCAGCGCGCCGCCTGCGGCGGCGAGCACGGTGTGCCCGGCGCCGGCCGGGCACCGGTCGCGGACCAGCAGCACGACGGCGCCCAGCAGCGCGCCGCCGCCGAGCACCCCGGCCGCCCACCGCCAGCCGGCGCCGGTGGCCGCTGCCCCGGCCGCGCCGGCGGTGGCGCCCGCCGTGTGGGCGAGGGTGAGCGCCACGAACGCCAGCCCGGCGGCGATGTGCAGGCAGCCCAGGTCGTACGAGCTGCGCCGGCCGTCCCAGAAGGTGGGGTCGGTCAGCCCGATCCCGGGCTGGGCGGAGCTGTCGGCCTTGGCGGGCCGCGGGTCGTCGACCCGCCACGGCGGCCGGGTCCGTTCGTACCGGTTGATCGACCGCAGCGCGAGGACCGCCAGCAGCACCACGAGCGCCAGCGGCGCCAGCGCGCCGACCAGCAGGCGCCGGCCCGGGTAGCCGGCCAGCCAGTCCGCGGCGAGGGGACCCGTCAGCCACGAGTCGGTGCAGGCGGGTTGGCCGCCGCACTGGTAGCCGAGCAGGTCCATCGTGGTGAGGGCGAAGATCAGCAGCAGGTTCAGGGTCAGGCCGAGGGCGGTCCAGCGCACCGCGGTCCGGTGCAGCCGGAACAGCCGGGGCGAGGCGTGGGTGGCGGCCGTGCACATCCAGCCGGCCACGTTGGCCAGGGCGAAGGGGAAGAGCAGCAGCCAGAGCACCCGGGTCCCGCTGCGCGAGGTCAACCCACCCCACGAGTACGCCTCGACGTGCCGGTCGGGCAGGTCGGCGGTGCGGTAGAAGCCGGCGATCCGGTCCCCGGCCACCGGCAGCGGCGCGTCGTCGCCGAGCAGGTCCTCGGGGCTGGTGCCGCCCACTCCGTGCAGCCGCAGCTCGGTGATCCCGGTGAGGTCGGCGGCGGGGGGCACCATCCCGGCGGGTCGTGGGACGGGACGTGTGTCGTGGCGTTGCAGAGGCATGGCCGGCCCACCTTCGAGGGGCGTCCCTCCCCAGGTCTACTCAGGGTAACTGGAGGGTGACGCTCGAAGGGTGCGCTGCCGCGCGTCGCGACGCAGTCGGATCACCGACTAGGTGAGCCCGCCGGAGGCGTGCAGGTTCTGGCCGGTCAGCCAGCGTCCGTCCGGGCCGGCCAGGAAGCCGACCACGTCGGCGATGTCGGCCGGCTGGCCGAGCCGGCCGAGCGGGCTCATCGTCTCCGCCATCCGCAGGCTGTCCCGGCTGTTGGTGCCCCGCAGCAGGTCGGTGTCGGTGGCGCCGGGGGAGACCGAGTTGACCGTGATGCCGCGGTTGCCCAGCTCCCGGGCCGCCACCCGGCTGAACTGCTCGACCGCGGCCTTGCTGGCCGCGTAGACGGCGACCCCGGGGCTGGCCAGCACGGTGTTGAGGCTGGAGATGTTGATGATGCGGCCGCCGTCGCGCATCTGGCGGGCGGCGCGCTGGATGGCGAAGAAGACGCTCTTGGCGTTGATCGCCATCAGGTCGTCGTACTCGGCGTCGGTGACGTCGGCGATGAGCGCGGTCCGGGCGGTACCGGCGTTGTTGACCAGGATGTCCAGCCCGCCGAGCTGCTCGGCGGCCGCGTCGAAGAGGCCGTGCAGGTCGGCGATCTCGGCCAGGTCCGCGCGGACCGGGATGGCCCGGCCGGGGAATTCGGTCGCGACCTCCTTCGCCGCCCCCTCGTCCTGCCGGTAGCTGAAGACCACGGTGGCGCCGTCGGCGACCAGGCGCGCCACGATCGCCCGGCCGATGCCGCGCGAACCCCCGGTGACGATCGCGCCCTTGCCGTCGAGGTTGCCCATCTCGCCTCCAGCTCACTCCACAATGGATCATGCCGCCTCTGGTGGCGGGACCTCGTCGATCAGATCACGCACGGTCCAGCGCGGCAAGCCCGGTCAGCAGCCGTTCAACGGGTAGTCCCCGGATGGCCGCGTCGAGCACCTGCGCCGGGTGGGCCAGCGCGATCCGGCCGCCGGCCCGGCGTACCCCGGCGGCGATCTGCATCAGGCAGCCCGGGTTCGCGGTGACCAGCAGCTCGGCGCCGGTGCCGAGCACATCGGCGGCCTTGCGGTCGCCCAGCTGCGCCGCCGGCTGCGGGTTCAGCACGTT from the Solwaraspora sp. WMMD1047 genome contains:
- a CDS encoding histidine kinase, translated to MSGRSASEYAWLLPSALVAEVRAEAGGARPRPRRTTRDWLVDSIFFLVALGYAIFTAWDIRRPDSQFVTGGMTPAWLIPVDTVLGLAGSLAIWWRRRWPVGLALVALIISMFSVTTGAVQVIAYFTLAVHRRFAIVGPFGAAFVVAGVIYFEIHPDEELGRLGSLIFTVVFLGAVLAWGMFVRARRQLVLSLRDRADRAEAEQQLRITQARQVERTRIAREMHDVLAHRISLLSLHAGALEFRPDASPDEITRAAGVIRASAHQALDDLREVIGVLREEPDGAPERPQPTLADLPALVAESREAGVRVSLRTEVADPAAVPAAVGRGTYRIVQEGLTNARKHAPGARVAVSVTGGPGDGLNVAVSNRGPISPGPDSGPGSGPVPPIPGAGTGLIGLAERTSLAGGRLRHGRTADGDFQLTAWLPWPS
- a CDS encoding response regulator transcription factor yields the protein MTVRVLLVDDDALVRAGLTMILGGASDLRVVGEVGDGTEVAGAVAEHRPDVVLMDIRMPRMDGLAATEALRRGPEPPEVLVLTTFNADEYVLRALRAGASGFLLKDTPPGEIVRAVRQVAAGEATLSPVVTRQLIDHVSAAGGGQPGPDPRRERARRLIDGLSPREREVAVALGRGCTNAEISAELFMSVATVKAYVSRLLARLELNNRVQVALLVHDAELV
- a CDS encoding ABC transporter permease, with amino-acid sequence MTTQTAQTPSLARLTAVELRKLGDTRAGYWLLIVIGLVAAAVVTVQLFVFDAEAQTFENFFLPSLIPVAILLPVLGILSVTSEFSQRTALTTFALVPQRHRVVAAKLAAGVLAAAASVLASLVVAAIGTLIATATGGAGTWRTPLVLIGYATLFQVLNVLFGIGFGMLLLNSPLAIVVYLVLPTAWSILGELVAALRTAAGWLDISRTMEPLTTPDVTAGQWGRLGVSVLVWIALPMAVGLIRLLRREVA
- a CDS encoding nitroreductase family deazaflavin-dependent oxidoreductase; the encoded protein is MTTHDEATTNEDILDSPTGWVSDHIRQYVATDGEQGHHWRGVPTLLLTTRGRRSGKLRRTALIYGRHGDDYLLVASQGGAPQHPAWYLNLVADPVVHLQVGAEKFTARARTAGPDEKPELWRTMAALWPDYDDYQTKTDREIPVVILSRS
- a CDS encoding ATP-binding cassette domain-containing protein; this encodes MIRVDRLSKRYGAHTAVDDVSFDCPPGTVTGFLGPNGAGKSTTMRMICGLTPPTGGSATIDGVDYRRLPNPGRHVGVLLDASAQHGGRTGREALAVSAQTMGVDRRRVAEKLALVGLDRTAARRRVRAYSLGMRQRLGLAQALLGDPRVLILDEPANGLDPEGIFWMRGVLRDFADRGGTVLLSSHLLREVEAVADRLVVIGGGRIVAQGGKEELLATGEIGTRVRARDQRTLADALQRAGLPATANPDGSLLVTAPAEQVGEVAAGAGAVLHELRPAENGGLEQIFLNLTAKGADR
- a CDS encoding SDR family oxidoreductase; protein product: MGNLDGKGAIVTGGSRGIGRAIVARLVADGATVVFSYRQDEGAAKEVATEFPGRAIPVRADLAEIADLHGLFDAAAEQLGGLDILVNNAGTARTALIADVTDAEYDDLMAINAKSVFFAIQRAARQMRDGGRIINISSLNTVLASPGVAVYAASKAAVEQFSRVAARELGNRGITVNSVSPGATDTDLLRGTNSRDSLRMAETMSPLGRLGQPADIADVVGFLAGPDGRWLTGQNLHASGGLT
- a CDS encoding DUF6642 family protein translates to MARPGVFCIEGQWHRDLNERGSVLPTLELLERLGKIRFIHKDAATRDELVYFIDRWLLRQYADYRVGFFAMHGEPTKLCLTDRHSVDLSDIAEQMAGRCAGKRLYFGSCSVLRASDARLQEFLAETGAALICGFTRDVDWVESAAFETVLLDVLVNGRRLNAAEMRMGSVHWAPLASYLGFRIVYASGRTWRPALRPTQRVPKQSVAATVD